The following coding sequences are from one Alternaria dauci strain A2016 chromosome 10, whole genome shotgun sequence window:
- a CDS encoding mitochondrial 37S ribosomal protein uS11m — protein MASNTTLRTFRSLTCTIRASCQHTQPLRPFSHSTRALNASPTDRNKPSLSMDSLLGNVSRNFQNASPDPYGTMIPNADGTPGFKNLAPREWEEDDKHKLHVYATKHNTHLCLTQPNRNPLISVSCGNIGFRKAGRGTYDAAYQLAAFLMNRIQDKGLLPQIQKLELIYRGFGPGREAVTKAILGSEGKRIRPLIVKLADSTRLKFGGVRSKKPRRLG, from the coding sequence ATGGCCAGCAACACCACCCTACGGACGTTTCGGTCGCTCACATGCACGATTCGCGCATCATGTCAACACACGCAGCCGCTGCGACCCTTCTCCCACAGCACACGAGCCCTCAATGCCTCTCCCACCGACCGCAATAAGCCTTCTTTGTCAATGGACAGTCTCCTCGGCAACGTGTCACGCAACTTCCAGAACGCCAGCCCTGACCCTTATGGTACCATGATACCCAACGCCGACGGGACCCCAGGCTTCAAGAACCTCGCACCACGCGAGTGGGAAGAGGACGACAAGCACAAACTACACGTCTACGCTACCAAGCACAACACACATCTGTGTCTTACGCAGCCAAATCGCAACCCCTTGATCTCAGTATCGTGTGGAAACATTGGGTTCCGGAAAGCGGGGCGCGGAACATACGATGCTGCCTACCAACTCGCAGCTTTCCTCATGAACCGGATCCAGGACAAGGGCTTGCTGCCGCAGATTCAAAAGTTGGAGTTGATCTACAGAGGGTTTGGGCCAGGCAGGGAGGCAGTCACAAAGGCGATACTGGGTTCGGAGGGAAAGCGGATACGGCCGCTGATTGTCAAGCTGGCCGACTCTACGAGATTGAAGTTTGGTGGTGTCAGGAGCAAGAAGCCAAGGAGATTGGGTTAG